The following proteins are co-located in the Puniceicoccus vermicola genome:
- the mnmA gene encoding tRNA 2-thiouridine(34) synthase MnmA, whose protein sequence is MLVALSGGVDSSIAAALLQKRGYDVEGAYIRTWLDEEDLGECPAAQDIEDAEAVADHLGIPFRIVNLVRNYREKVVTYLVDGYRRGITPNPDIMCNREMKFGVFRDVARQEGFSHIATGHYCRSQSSEGQTRILEGIDKTKDQSYFLALTRGEDLQNVVFPVGDLRKAEVRELANEIGLPNARKKDSQGICFLGKVKIDEFLSRYIPDSPGDIVDTAGTVRGTHKGLHRFTIGQRRGIGVPSNTDNEAFVVVAKDLEKNQLVIGFDRPETPLLYQTGAIIGSLNWIGDPPSKGETLAAKPRYRDPAQEIQIIATGEGRIEVEFKNPQRALALGQILAFYRGEELIGGGTYEAVEHQKEFS, encoded by the coding sequence ATTCTCGTCGCACTCTCTGGCGGGGTGGATAGCTCCATCGCGGCCGCACTTCTGCAAAAGCGGGGCTACGACGTGGAGGGTGCCTACATTCGCACTTGGCTGGACGAAGAAGATCTCGGCGAGTGCCCAGCCGCTCAGGACATCGAAGATGCCGAGGCGGTCGCTGACCATCTGGGCATTCCTTTCCGCATCGTCAATCTCGTCCGCAACTACCGGGAGAAGGTCGTCACTTATCTCGTCGATGGCTATCGCCGGGGCATCACCCCAAACCCCGACATCATGTGCAACCGCGAGATGAAGTTTGGGGTTTTCCGAGACGTTGCCCGGCAGGAAGGATTTAGCCACATTGCGACTGGGCATTATTGCCGCAGCCAATCCAGCGAAGGGCAAACCCGCATCCTCGAAGGAATCGACAAGACCAAGGACCAATCCTACTTCCTCGCCCTGACTCGCGGAGAGGACCTGCAAAACGTCGTCTTCCCCGTGGGCGATTTGCGCAAGGCCGAGGTCCGCGAACTCGCCAACGAGATCGGGCTCCCCAACGCCCGCAAGAAAGACAGCCAGGGCATTTGCTTCCTGGGGAAAGTAAAGATCGACGAATTTCTCAGCCGCTACATTCCCGACAGCCCCGGCGACATCGTCGATACCGCGGGCACCGTCCGCGGCACCCACAAAGGCCTTCATCGATTCACCATCGGGCAGCGCCGGGGTATTGGAGTTCCTTCGAATACGGACAACGAGGCCTTCGTCGTCGTCGCAAAAGATCTCGAAAAGAACCAACTCGTCATCGGCTTTGACCGCCCCGAGACCCCCCTCCTTTATCAAACCGGTGCCATCATCGGCTCTCTCAACTGGATCGGCGATCCTCCCTCTAAGGGCGAAACCCTTGCAGCCAAGCCACGCTACCGAGATCCGGCTCAGGAAATCCAGATCATCGCGACCGGTGAAGGTCGGATCGAAGTCGAATTCAAGAACCCCCAAAGAGCTCTCGCCCTCGGCCAGATTCTGGCCTTTTACCGGGGCGAAGAGTTGATCGGAGGCGGCACCTACGAAGCGGTCGAACACCAAAAGGAATTTTCATGA
- the lgt gene encoding prolipoprotein diacylglyceryl transferase, whose amino-acid sequence MNSLAYWTHDLGPFIVRFPEGFPVEGIRFYGVAYLLGFAIGIALLILYRKKDRSPLKVGEELDLLTYLLVGVIAGGRIGYVLLYDWQEFIQDPLLLFAVWKGGMASHGGMIGVILATWIFSRRRRIRFLAVTDMLATAAPVGLFFGRIANFVNGELWGRPSTVPWAVIFPESPPDPITGEIVPRHPSQLYQAFGEGILLFAWLQWRFWRNPNLSNGRLSAEFLIGYGIIRFCTEFVREPDAPLILGLTRGQFYSLPLLLVGGYLIFRARPGKGGKR is encoded by the coding sequence ATGAACTCCCTCGCTTATTGGACCCACGATCTCGGCCCGTTTATCGTACGATTTCCCGAGGGATTCCCCGTCGAAGGAATCCGCTTTTACGGAGTGGCCTACCTACTCGGCTTTGCCATTGGGATCGCCCTCCTCATCCTCTACCGCAAGAAAGACCGCTCTCCCCTCAAGGTAGGTGAAGAGCTGGACCTCCTGACCTATCTCCTCGTCGGCGTCATTGCCGGGGGCCGGATTGGCTACGTCCTCCTCTATGACTGGCAGGAGTTTATCCAGGACCCTCTGCTCCTCTTCGCCGTCTGGAAGGGAGGGATGGCTAGCCACGGCGGCATGATCGGGGTCATCCTGGCGACCTGGATTTTTTCCCGCCGGCGTCGGATTCGCTTCCTCGCCGTCACCGACATGCTCGCAACCGCCGCTCCGGTCGGGCTCTTTTTTGGCCGCATTGCCAACTTCGTAAACGGAGAACTCTGGGGGCGCCCCTCCACTGTGCCTTGGGCGGTGATCTTCCCCGAGAGTCCTCCTGACCCAATCACCGGCGAGATCGTTCCGCGCCACCCTTCCCAACTTTACCAAGCCTTCGGCGAAGGCATCCTTCTCTTCGCCTGGCTCCAATGGCGCTTCTGGAGAAACCCAAACCTGAGTAACGGGCGTCTCAGTGCCGAGTTCCTCATCGGCTACGGAATCATCCGCTTTTGTACAGAGTTTGTCCGCGAACCCGATGCGCCCCTCATCCTCGGCCTCACCCGGGGGCAATTCTATTCCCTCCCCCTTCTCCTGGTCGGCGGTTATCTAATTTTCCGCGCCCGGCCCGGAAAAGGAGGAAAGCGATAA
- a CDS encoding septum formation inhibitor Maf, producing MRTLLCTLLIASSSLAQNPFPATSANNASEYWFDKAEITRYELTQSRYGEIRTGHSVLIFVTEPFLPEKQVKHEYGEDLDSIPVLKLNRIRSFTTGIYDYRLMASAFHTMEDVGPEPSGLKIAMSATEWCGLVFQQINRRDDALQSELRSYFQNEGDQNVTLPNVWTEDELWLRIRIAPNTLPTGEFQALPELFYQRLAHLQPSTMSAIGSISTNESGATSRYTLYYPSLDRTLTISYETQYPHRIFGWKETVQGKMFSRGKATHTERLYYWQLNQNEDLPYREKLGIPGS from the coding sequence ATGAGAACGCTCCTCTGCACGCTTTTGATCGCCTCCAGCTCTCTCGCACAAAATCCATTCCCCGCAACGAGCGCCAACAACGCCTCGGAATACTGGTTCGATAAAGCCGAAATCACTCGCTACGAGCTAACACAAAGTCGCTACGGCGAAATTCGCACTGGCCACAGCGTCCTCATCTTCGTCACCGAACCTTTCCTCCCGGAGAAACAGGTGAAGCATGAATACGGAGAAGATCTCGACTCGATTCCAGTCCTCAAACTCAACCGCATTCGCTCTTTCACTACGGGAATTTATGACTATCGACTGATGGCCTCTGCCTTTCACACGATGGAAGACGTGGGCCCCGAACCCTCCGGACTCAAGATCGCCATGAGCGCCACCGAATGGTGCGGATTGGTCTTTCAGCAAATTAATCGACGAGACGATGCTCTTCAGAGTGAGCTCCGCTCCTATTTCCAGAACGAAGGCGACCAGAACGTGACCCTTCCCAATGTCTGGACAGAAGACGAACTCTGGCTGCGCATCCGAATCGCCCCAAACACACTCCCCACGGGCGAGTTCCAAGCACTCCCTGAATTATTTTATCAACGACTCGCTCATCTGCAGCCCTCAACGATGTCGGCGATCGGATCGATCTCCACCAACGAGAGCGGCGCGACCTCCCGCTATACTCTCTACTATCCCTCTCTCGACCGAACCCTAACGATCTCCTACGAAACTCAATATCCTCATCGCATTTTCGGGTGGAAGGAGACCGTCCAAGGGAAGATGTTCAGCCGCGGAAAAGCAACCCATACGGAGCGCCTCTACTATTGGCAGCTCAACCAAAACGAGGACCTACCCTACCGCGAGAAGCTCGGGATCCCCGGATCCTGA
- a CDS encoding type 1 glutamine amidotransferase has translation MKIHWFQHVPFEGLGAIRSWIEERGHEEECVRLFAGDSLPEADDVEFLVIMGGPMSVNDEEGYPWLVEEKKLVRQLVEAGKPVFGVCLGAQMIASSLGASIYGGPELEIGWFPVRAAPESTDASFSFQEEATVLHWHGETFDLPEGAIRMASSPVCPNQAYLLRERVIGTQFHYEGSPDAVEGFLENSYEGISSLNTYVQTPEEIREGARKFSKANQVQLFRMLDFLVRS, from the coding sequence ATGAAGATTCATTGGTTTCAACATGTACCCTTTGAAGGGTTGGGCGCGATTCGTTCTTGGATTGAGGAGCGAGGTCACGAAGAGGAATGCGTTCGGTTATTTGCGGGAGATTCGCTTCCAGAGGCCGACGATGTCGAGTTTCTGGTGATCATGGGCGGACCGATGAGCGTCAACGATGAGGAGGGCTATCCTTGGTTGGTGGAGGAGAAGAAATTGGTTCGGCAACTGGTCGAAGCCGGTAAGCCTGTATTTGGCGTTTGTCTGGGGGCGCAGATGATTGCGTCCTCTCTGGGGGCCTCGATTTATGGAGGACCTGAGCTGGAAATTGGCTGGTTCCCGGTGCGGGCTGCGCCCGAGTCAACGGATGCATCCTTCTCTTTTCAGGAAGAAGCCACAGTCCTGCATTGGCACGGTGAGACTTTTGACCTGCCCGAGGGCGCGATTCGAATGGCGAGTTCACCGGTTTGTCCGAATCAGGCGTATCTGTTGAGAGAGCGAGTCATCGGAACCCAATTTCATTACGAGGGTTCTCCGGATGCAGTAGAAGGATTTTTGGAAAATTCTTACGAAGGTATTTCTTCTTTGAATACGTATGTTCAAACTCCAGAGGAGATTCGGGAAGGAGCCCGAAAATTTTCGAAGGCCAATCAAGTGCAGCTTTTTCGCATGCTCGATTTTCTGGTTCGCTCTTAA
- a CDS encoding peroxiredoxin, whose translation MFGFLSSDASPLEVGADAPELTVTNSAGESVELSEVYAQGPALVYFYPKADTPGCTAQACNLRDSFEKLGEAGIQVIGASTDNVKSQAAFKEKYSLPFTLVADPDGELVDAFGVPKKLASLASRQSFLIVDGKIAWRDLKATPKTQSEDALAALQSSQ comes from the coding sequence ATGTTTGGTTTTTTATCATCTGATGCCTCGCCACTTGAAGTGGGAGCCGATGCTCCTGAACTCACCGTCACGAACAGTGCGGGAGAGTCCGTGGAACTTTCCGAAGTGTATGCTCAAGGTCCGGCCTTGGTTTACTTCTACCCGAAAGCGGACACTCCCGGGTGCACTGCCCAGGCTTGTAACTTGCGTGACTCGTTCGAGAAACTGGGTGAGGCGGGAATTCAGGTCATTGGGGCCAGCACGGACAATGTGAAGTCTCAGGCAGCCTTTAAGGAAAAGTATTCTCTTCCCTTTACGTTGGTTGCTGATCCGGATGGGGAACTCGTCGATGCTTTCGGAGTTCCGAAAAAGCTGGCTTCGCTCGCATCGCGCCAGTCCTTTTTGATCGTTGACGGCAAGATTGCCTGGAGAGATTTAAAAGCGACGCCGAAGACACAGTCCGAAGACGCTTTGGCCGCTTTGCAGTCCTCTCAGTAA
- a CDS encoding YcxB family protein produces MSEVDQIEQEPSYEVRYSLTPQLQRQAAHEMFFNVILGKKWMGVVGFAAASLVCLMFSDVIPWVFPAVFLGLTLYLLFVWIRGYFLLRKKSLEALKSVESTETLLVLEGHGLTVWVGSGARTAGWSDMSGLVETKNFFMPLENKLPVVCIPKRAMGEEAKDFLLTQCDEEE; encoded by the coding sequence ATGAGTGAGGTCGATCAAATTGAGCAGGAGCCTTCGTATGAGGTGCGGTATTCCCTGACTCCTCAACTTCAACGACAAGCGGCTCACGAGATGTTTTTCAATGTGATCCTTGGCAAGAAATGGATGGGGGTTGTCGGGTTTGCGGCCGCTTCGTTGGTCTGTCTGATGTTCTCCGATGTGATCCCATGGGTCTTTCCGGCAGTATTTCTCGGCCTGACGCTCTATCTGCTCTTCGTTTGGATCCGGGGATATTTCCTGCTGCGAAAGAAGTCGTTGGAGGCTCTGAAGTCTGTCGAGAGTACGGAAACTCTCCTGGTTCTCGAAGGGCACGGGCTGACGGTCTGGGTGGGGTCAGGAGCCCGCACGGCTGGGTGGTCGGATATGAGTGGGTTGGTCGAAACGAAAAACTTCTTTATGCCTCTGGAGAACAAGCTTCCAGTCGTTTGCATTCCCAAGAGGGCCATGGGCGAAGAGGCGAAAGACTTTTTGCTGACTCAGTGTGACGAAGAGGAGTAG
- a CDS encoding phosphotransacetylase family protein, translating into MSSSASQKSSDDEARYDSENSISIFSSGNEPLISAPKNTTTKRIFVAATRQNQGKTTTSLGLFGGMKKFSPHVGYIKPIGQRFVQIEGQKIDEDSVLFDSVYDLDVPIGAISPVAIDGRMTRWYLDNPGRKLEHLIDLICRAFDRAAFNKDYIIIEGSGHAGVGSVFDLSNAAIARILGAKAIIVSEGGIGSPVDEIAMNKALFDQFGVEVIGAIINKVLPEKLDLIREYAGKGLERLGIPLLGCLPLRKRLQAPTFSQVVKEINGRWLNGAEHGMTERILRVVIGAMTAKGVVDYIQPGVLIITPGDREDVLFSAIASANISKKQVVSGIILTRNILPHPKLMDLISMTEIPVVICSEESYTVASKINNMTVKTQPTDEDKIPIIQEIVAEHTDMERIRDAFTEGKPNRK; encoded by the coding sequence ATGAGCAGTAGTGCCTCCCAGAAATCTTCCGATGACGAAGCCCGCTACGATTCGGAAAACTCGATCTCGATCTTCTCTTCGGGGAATGAGCCACTGATCAGCGCGCCCAAGAACACGACGACGAAACGCATCTTTGTCGCCGCTACACGTCAGAACCAGGGGAAAACCACAACCTCTCTCGGACTGTTCGGTGGGATGAAAAAGTTTTCGCCTCACGTCGGCTACATCAAGCCGATCGGTCAGCGCTTCGTGCAGATCGAAGGGCAAAAGATCGACGAGGATTCGGTTCTTTTCGATTCGGTCTACGACTTGGACGTTCCGATCGGCGCGATCAGTCCGGTTGCAATCGACGGAAGGATGACCCGTTGGTATCTGGATAATCCTGGTCGCAAGTTGGAGCATTTGATCGACCTGATCTGCCGGGCCTTTGACCGGGCGGCTTTCAACAAGGATTACATTATCATCGAGGGGAGCGGTCACGCCGGAGTGGGATCAGTCTTTGACTTGTCCAATGCGGCCATCGCGAGGATCCTCGGCGCCAAGGCGATCATCGTCTCGGAGGGCGGAATTGGTTCTCCGGTCGATGAAATTGCGATGAATAAGGCGCTTTTCGATCAGTTTGGGGTCGAAGTCATTGGGGCGATTATCAACAAAGTGCTCCCGGAAAAGCTGGACTTGATCCGCGAATATGCGGGCAAGGGCTTGGAGCGTTTGGGGATCCCCCTTCTGGGTTGCCTCCCTCTGCGGAAGCGATTGCAGGCTCCAACCTTCTCTCAGGTGGTGAAAGAGATCAACGGGCGCTGGCTCAATGGTGCCGAGCATGGAATGACCGAGCGCATTCTCCGGGTCGTTATCGGTGCGATGACGGCGAAGGGCGTTGTGGACTACATTCAGCCGGGGGTCTTGATCATTACTCCTGGGGACCGTGAGGATGTTCTCTTTTCGGCGATTGCGAGCGCGAACATTTCCAAGAAGCAAGTCGTCTCGGGGATTATCCTGACTCGCAATATTCTGCCTCATCCCAAACTCATGGATCTGATCAGTATGACGGAAATTCCCGTCGTGATCTGTAGTGAAGAAAGCTATACGGTAGCTTCGAAGATCAATAACATGACGGTGAAGACTCAGCCCACCGACGAGGATAAGATTCCGATCATTCAGGAGATTGTCGCCGAGCATACGGATATGGAACGAATTCGGGACGCCTTTACCGAAGGGAAGCCGAATCGGAAATAG
- a CDS encoding phosphate acyltransferase, whose amino-acid sequence MPLIQKLTEKLARHPKRIVFPEGSDPRIIQAARLFASRQLGVPILLGDRALIKSNARRLGISLDHIRLIEPQRSDEFESFVERFQGLRRFRGLSQKECHEYVAETNYFATMMLATMQADAILSGATSSASSAIRPLLKIIPKQEGVQTISSLQILDFDEDSHRSELFLSDCAVVPDPSPEQLTDIALTAAHLRTHLTNEVARVAMLSYTTKNTNSRNPSVLKVRSATEMAQKRVLENKWSFKIDGDLQVDAALDPATADTKQVGGDVAGRANVLIFPDLNSGNISSKMIQILGGAHCYGHILSGLSRPAAEISRGASAHDIFGTAVLVCAQAIERSFLYPMETKGSE is encoded by the coding sequence ATGCCACTCATCCAAAAATTAACCGAGAAACTGGCCCGCCACCCGAAGCGGATCGTGTTCCCTGAGGGAAGCGATCCCCGAATCATTCAGGCAGCGCGCCTCTTCGCCTCGCGTCAGCTCGGAGTGCCGATCTTGCTCGGTGACCGGGCCCTGATTAAGAGCAATGCCCGCCGGCTGGGGATTTCGCTCGATCATATCCGTTTGATCGAGCCGCAACGCAGCGATGAGTTTGAGAGTTTTGTCGAACGCTTTCAGGGGCTGCGTCGTTTCCGGGGCCTTTCCCAGAAAGAATGCCACGAGTATGTGGCCGAAACGAATTACTTCGCCACCATGATGCTGGCGACGATGCAGGCCGATGCGATTCTCTCCGGAGCCACTTCCTCGGCGTCGAGTGCGATCCGGCCATTGCTGAAGATTATTCCCAAGCAGGAAGGGGTGCAGACGATTTCCTCCCTCCAGATCCTGGATTTTGATGAGGATTCCCACCGCTCGGAATTGTTCCTTTCGGACTGCGCCGTGGTGCCGGATCCCAGTCCTGAGCAATTGACGGACATCGCCCTGACGGCGGCCCACTTGCGCACACACCTGACCAATGAGGTCGCTCGGGTTGCGATGCTCAGTTACACGACGAAGAACACCAATTCTCGGAATCCGTCGGTCCTCAAGGTCCGCTCGGCGACCGAGATGGCGCAAAAACGGGTTTTGGAGAACAAGTGGTCCTTCAAGATTGACGGGGATCTCCAGGTCGACGCGGCGCTGGATCCGGCGACGGCCGATACCAAGCAAGTCGGCGGAGATGTCGCCGGCCGGGCGAACGTTCTCATCTTCCCGGATTTGAATAGTGGTAACATCAGCTCGAAGATGATTCAGATTCTCGGCGGTGCCCATTGCTACGGTCACATCCTTAGCGGATTGAGCCGCCCGGCAGCGGAAATCAGCCGCGGAGCCAGTGCTCATGATATCTTCGGCACGGCGGTTCTCGTTTGTGCTCAGGCTATCGAGCGCAGTTTTCTCTATCCGATGGAAACGAAAGGGTCCGAATGA
- the murJ gene encoding murein biosynthesis integral membrane protein MurJ, translating into MRKNLKSILTVSSSTLGSRILGLFRDVFVYAQLGLSPTNSAFILAFTLPNLFRRLFGEGALSSALIPIYTEENLKNDNEAGFRLLNRTLTRLFLVLFSITLLFGALVAIPLLSGKLDETRYGEASRLGLLLFPYVIPICLAALLAGALQVLGRFFTAAITPVFLNVCMIAALAGPALWLGETPFQKALWLSGGVLVGGLVQLLLPAIDLYRRGWRPAIDLSSDESLRKLQLLFFPALAGAAILQVNILVSRTLAFFLNDDAVALLYLAARLVELPLGIFGIAAATVLFPEFSRFAAGGDTPGLRRSYRNGSALVASITLPAFVGLALLGDTIFRAVFAWGLFDPRDAALAAPVLAIFATGLPFYAQSTLLSRAHQARQDMKTPVRVAGWVLLANLIFSIGLMIPFGVYGLAASNTLASIVQVCLLQHRLRKNVDDGESWMPVELWKVGIASLLLLGYLLLLPASSPDASKTILLLRLLWIIPTSIALYFGVLFALRFGPVRDFLPAILRRKKARSPR; encoded by the coding sequence ATGCGAAAAAATCTCAAGTCGATCCTTACCGTGTCCAGTTCCACGCTGGGGTCCCGCATTCTCGGGCTTTTCCGGGATGTCTTCGTCTATGCTCAATTGGGTCTGAGCCCGACCAACTCGGCCTTTATCCTCGCTTTCACCCTGCCTAACCTTTTCCGCAGGCTCTTCGGGGAAGGAGCACTCAGCTCTGCCCTCATCCCCATTTATACCGAAGAGAACCTGAAAAATGACAACGAAGCTGGTTTTCGCCTTCTCAACCGGACGCTAACCCGCCTCTTCCTCGTTCTTTTTTCAATTACTTTACTCTTTGGAGCTCTGGTAGCCATCCCCCTCCTCAGCGGAAAATTGGACGAAACCCGCTACGGCGAAGCGAGCCGCCTCGGCCTTCTCCTATTCCCCTACGTCATCCCCATCTGCTTGGCCGCCCTCCTGGCCGGCGCCCTTCAGGTCCTCGGGCGCTTTTTCACCGCCGCCATAACCCCGGTCTTTCTCAACGTCTGTATGATCGCCGCCCTCGCTGGCCCAGCGCTCTGGCTCGGAGAGACTCCCTTTCAAAAAGCCCTATGGCTCTCCGGCGGAGTACTCGTCGGTGGACTTGTCCAGCTTCTCCTCCCGGCCATCGACCTCTACCGGAGAGGTTGGCGCCCCGCTATTGACCTCTCGAGTGACGAATCGCTCCGGAAACTGCAGTTGCTCTTCTTCCCCGCCCTCGCCGGAGCCGCGATTCTTCAGGTCAATATTCTGGTCTCCCGCACCCTTGCCTTCTTCCTCAACGACGACGCGGTCGCTCTCCTCTACTTGGCAGCCCGCCTGGTCGAGCTGCCCCTGGGGATCTTCGGGATTGCCGCCGCCACCGTACTCTTCCCGGAGTTTTCCCGATTTGCCGCCGGAGGGGACACCCCGGGCCTCCGCCGCTCCTATCGAAACGGTTCGGCCTTGGTAGCGAGCATCACTCTCCCCGCCTTCGTCGGTCTAGCCCTCCTGGGCGACACCATCTTCCGCGCCGTCTTCGCATGGGGACTCTTCGACCCCCGCGATGCCGCCCTCGCCGCACCGGTTCTCGCAATCTTTGCCACCGGCCTCCCCTTTTACGCCCAATCCACCCTCCTCTCCCGTGCCCACCAAGCCCGTCAGGACATGAAAACACCGGTGCGAGTGGCAGGCTGGGTCCTACTCGCCAACCTCATCTTCAGCATCGGCCTCATGATCCCCTTTGGCGTCTATGGACTAGCCGCTTCCAATACCCTCGCCTCCATCGTCCAGGTCTGCCTCCTGCAGCACCGCCTCCGCAAGAACGTCGACGACGGCGAGAGCTGGATGCCCGTCGAACTCTGGAAAGTGGGCATCGCATCGCTCCTCCTTCTCGGCTATCTCCTCCTCCTTCCGGCCTCCTCTCCCGATGCCAGCAAGACAATCCTCTTGTTACGCCTACTTTGGATCATTCCGACCAGCATAGCGCTTTACTTCGGAGTTCTCTTCGCTCTCCGTTTTGGACCGGTGCGTGACTTTCTCCCAGCGATTCTCCGCCGCAAAAAAGCCCGGTCACCCCGATGA
- a CDS encoding NAD(P)/FAD-dependent oxidoreductase yields the protein MISERTRFLIVGGGLAGLLLAWRLRDQDILVLGGNRLPPASDVSAGVLNPVTGGRLTLMEDFNLYRDAARTLYREIPGGENHFFEATIRRYFVNDLEIERFEERKEIPHYQPYLGSRLPPGVPGAIQDDPLGSFPIHDVGRVEPIPILAAIRKELGERYRPVDADWQTFTESPSGLSLNNIKADFIICCEGVGVLANPQFRWLPFRPVQGETLTVHLPHLPDFSEILHHHKWVIPLGEKKFRIGSTYRRGPSRKEGVEAPTKAPQSARTQEGRDELLRACREMFGLDQDPEILDHRAGIRPCSRDRVPYLGPHPNQSQLYICNGLGSKGALFAPKLTQHLADHLLKNAPLDKAYAPARMIRRGFSPQ from the coding sequence ATGATTTCCGAGCGCACCCGATTCCTCATTGTCGGCGGAGGCCTCGCCGGACTCCTCCTCGCTTGGCGACTGCGCGACCAGGACATTCTGGTCCTGGGAGGAAATCGACTCCCGCCTGCTTCAGACGTTTCCGCCGGAGTCCTCAATCCCGTGACCGGCGGCCGACTCACCCTGATGGAGGATTTCAACCTCTACCGGGACGCGGCCCGCACCCTTTACCGGGAAATTCCCGGGGGCGAAAATCACTTTTTCGAGGCAACGATCCGGCGCTACTTCGTCAACGACCTTGAGATTGAGCGCTTTGAGGAGCGGAAAGAGATCCCCCACTACCAACCCTACCTCGGTTCGCGCCTCCCTCCCGGAGTCCCGGGCGCAATTCAAGACGACCCGCTCGGAAGCTTCCCCATCCACGATGTTGGCCGCGTCGAGCCGATTCCGATCCTCGCCGCCATCCGCAAAGAACTCGGAGAACGCTACCGCCCCGTCGACGCCGACTGGCAGACATTTACCGAGTCTCCATCAGGACTGAGCCTCAACAACATCAAGGCCGATTTCATCATCTGCTGCGAAGGAGTCGGCGTCCTCGCCAATCCCCAGTTCCGTTGGCTCCCCTTTCGTCCCGTTCAGGGCGAAACTCTCACGGTTCACTTGCCACACCTGCCTGATTTTTCCGAAATTCTCCACCATCACAAGTGGGTCATCCCCCTCGGGGAGAAGAAATTCCGCATCGGCTCCACCTATCGCCGTGGCCCTTCCCGGAAAGAAGGAGTCGAGGCGCCGACCAAAGCGCCCCAGTCCGCCCGCACCCAGGAAGGCCGCGACGAACTTCTTCGCGCCTGCCGCGAAATGTTTGGCCTCGATCAGGATCCAGAGATCCTCGACCACCGTGCTGGCATCCGACCCTGCAGCCGTGACCGCGTGCCCTACCTCGGCCCCCACCCCAACCAATCGCAACTCTACATCTGCAACGGGCTCGGCTCCAAAGGCGCTCTTTTCGCACCCAAGCTCACGCAACACCTCGCGGACCATCTCCTCAAAAATGCTCCTCTCGACAAAGCCTACGCTCCAGCCCGCATGATTCGCCGCGGATTCTCCCCGCAGTAG
- a CDS encoding helix-turn-helix domain-containing protein has product MKFSARPPETIHEAALYFHPGPDIPEFTKIPSHEERIELVLGGRGWVDDSGKLVEVKAGQLIWHIPGDETICRSDPRDPYSCLNVRFGIGEKCPPRSHAHLSHWESPESARRFAEQVVRWYVDESIDRDGLIQWIYGTLLIQSRRRIGFAEREKLSSRTRQVLVELEGDEASGRSLAEIARSVGWSVSHLHAVFKKEIGTTPHEIVQVQRLRRAKELLASTELSIKEVAGQCGYSNSAAFCHSFRQRTQETPKAWRLRHRGRG; this is encoded by the coding sequence ATGAAATTCTCCGCACGCCCTCCGGAAACGATCCACGAAGCGGCCCTCTATTTTCATCCGGGTCCTGACATTCCAGAGTTTACGAAAATCCCTTCTCACGAGGAACGCATTGAGCTAGTGCTCGGGGGGCGCGGCTGGGTGGACGATTCCGGGAAGCTCGTCGAGGTGAAAGCGGGCCAGTTGATTTGGCACATCCCGGGAGACGAGACGATTTGCCGAAGTGATCCGAGAGATCCTTATTCGTGTCTGAACGTTCGCTTCGGGATCGGGGAAAAGTGTCCTCCGCGGAGTCACGCCCATCTTTCTCATTGGGAGAGTCCCGAATCGGCTCGTCGGTTCGCCGAGCAGGTCGTCCGTTGGTATGTGGATGAATCGATTGATCGCGACGGGCTCATTCAGTGGATCTACGGGACCCTGTTGATTCAATCCCGCCGGAGGATCGGATTCGCGGAGCGGGAAAAGCTCTCGTCCAGAACCAGACAGGTGCTTGTGGAATTGGAAGGGGATGAAGCTTCGGGGAGATCTCTGGCCGAAATCGCTCGCAGTGTGGGATGGTCGGTTTCCCATCTACATGCGGTATTCAAAAAAGAGATCGGCACCACTCCTCACGAGATTGTTCAGGTCCAGCGCTTGCGCCGGGCAAAGGAATTGTTGGCGAGCACAGAGCTGTCGATCAAGGAAGTCGCGGGCCAATGCGGTTACAGCAATTCTGCAGCATTCTGTCATTCGTTTCGCCAGCGAACTCAAGAAACTCCGAAAGCCTGGCGTTTGCGTCATCGGGGGAGAGGGTGA